ACGCACAGAACTATCCTGTCCTGAACTACCGCGTACATTAACAGAGATACTGTCTTTTAAATTAAAACGATTTAACTGTGCTGAGCCTACGACTTCATTAGTTACAGGCCAATCTTTGCTGGTAAAATATTGCACAGTGGAATTGAAAACTTCGTCTAATTGCCTTACTTCCAGTTGGTGGGTTGAAGATAAGGAGTCTCCCACAAAGCTGTTGCCATAACGCAAAACAAGAACAGCAGAGTCTATTTGTGCATTTTCCGGCAAACGGGAGTCTCCAGATGATCGGTCAACGGCCATGGCAATAGCGGCATGCGTTTCGCCAATAATGTCATCTTTTAAAAAACCTAATGGAAGTTGGTTAACGGGTATGCCTAAAATATTTGATTGCGACTGACCTTGTGTAGGCGTAGTTGAGGCGCTGTCATCCCTAACGGTAGCTGTATGAAGGGTGAGGGTGTCATTTAAAATCCCATAAAAGCTATCGCCGGGGTTGTTGTCCAAGCCTATTCCCGCTGGGTTTTCACAGCTGCTCAAAATAAAGAGACTTATTAACAATGTCAATAAGTCTCGGGTATAATATTTCATTCGAAAGTATTTTTTAATAATATCTCCTGAAACCTGTAAGGGCGATTTGTGCCGTGCCATTTGAACAGGTTCATTCGAAAAACTCGTTAAAGTCTATATAACTTATTAAATCCTAAACTATGCTACAGTTTCCAGTTCCTCACTGGAAAATTGCTCGTAAAGGTTGCAATAATTTTCGAATTCTGTATCGCTTTTGCAGTCAGTCACCGGAATTTCGCTCTTTTTAACAATATTTAACAGTTTTTCATCTATGTTTTCTTCCGACAAGACAATAGCATCTGCATATCGAAGGGCGCCATTATATAAACCGGCATAATCTGGCGAGTTATAACTAACCAAATCCGCTGCGGTCATATTTCCAGTAAGTGCCTTTTCAGCAAATTTCGGATCTAAAGGATGATCGAATGAATCGTCGTATAAAGAATAGATAATCTTTGCATCTTTAAACGTCGGATCGTCCTTATAAGCGGTTTTTACATAAGCGGGAACCAATGTGCTCATCCAGCCATGACAGTGGATCACATCCGGAGACCAGCCCAGCTTCTTAACCGTTTCCAATGCGCCTTTACAGAAGAAAATAGCACGTTCATCATTGTCAGAAAAGAATTTACCTTCTTTATCTGTAAAAACATGCTTACGTTGGAAATATTCCTCGTTATCTAAAAAGTAAACTTGCATTCTGGCAGCGGGGATAGAAGCCACTTTTATGATAAGCGGATTGTCATTATTATCCACTACAATGTTCATCCCTGATAATCTAATTACCTCATGTAAGCGGTTTCTACGCTCGTTAATATTGCCAAAACGAGGCATCAATATGCGTATTTCAAAGCCCTTCTCCTGCATGGCCTGGGGTAACTCTCTTGTTATCTCAGAAATTTTGCTAAGCTCCAGGAAAGGCGACATCTCGTGGGTAATGTACAATATCTTCGTTTTTGCCATCTCCAATAAATTATATTTTAGAATTTTTGAAAAGTGATACTATCATGCGTGGCTGCTGTACACGACGAAGTAGTAACAGCGGTGATTCCTGCTTTTGATAGTTTCTTTGTCATTAAAATAAATGCTCTAATGAAAAATCGGTCTGCAAATATACGCATTATCTTATGATATATCAACGATTTATGAAAAAACCTTTGTAGTTTAGTTTAAATTGTTCAACTTTACTCCCTTGTTTTAAAGCAAAAAAAATTGAAAATAATATCAACCAAATTGGCTTTGCAGGCTTATTTGAGTGCATTTAAGCGGAGTAAAAAACAGATTGGTTTTGTACCCACAATGGGGGCGCTGCATGCCGGTCATTTATCGCTGATCGAACGATCGAAAGCACAGACGGCTATCACCGTTTGTAGTATCTTTGTTAACCCAACACAATTTAATGATCCTGCTGACCTTGAAAAATATCCAAGACCTATTGCCCATGATCGGCAATTGTTACAGACCGTAGGTTGTGACGTGCTGTTTTTGCCTGAAGTAAAGGAAATGTATCCAGATGATCAGGAGCAATGGGAAATTGATTTAGGTGGCTTGGAAAGGCGTTGGGAGGGCGCACATCGTCCTGGACATTACGAAGGCGTTACACAGATTGTCAAGAAACTTTTTGATGTTGTTCAGCCCGATTCT
This Olivibacter sp. SDN3 DNA region includes the following protein-coding sequences:
- a CDS encoding glycogen/starch synthase translates to MAKTKILYITHEMSPFLELSKISEITRELPQAMQEKGFEIRILMPRFGNINERRNRLHEVIRLSGMNIVVDNNDNPLIIKVASIPAARMQVYFLDNEEYFQRKHVFTDKEGKFFSDNDERAIFFCKGALETVKKLGWSPDVIHCHGWMSTLVPAYVKTAYKDDPTFKDAKIIYSLYDDSFDHPLDPKFAEKALTGNMTAADLVSYNSPDYAGLYNGALRYADAIVLSEENIDEKLLNIVKKSEIPVTDCKSDTEFENYCNLYEQFSSEELETVA